A region from the Pseudomonas promysalinigenes genome encodes:
- the fliS gene encoding flagellar export chaperone FliS yields MNPMLALRQYQKVNGVAQTSEASPHRLVQMLMQGGLDRMAQAKGAIARKDVAQKGILIGKAIDIIGGLREGLDLENHADSLAELDSLYTYMSRRLIEANAKSDPEIIDEVARLLITVKEGWDAIADQSAS; encoded by the coding sequence ATGAACCCGATGTTGGCCCTTCGGCAGTATCAGAAAGTCAACGGCGTGGCGCAGACATCCGAAGCCAGCCCGCACCGCCTGGTGCAGATGCTCATGCAGGGCGGCCTTGATCGTATGGCTCAGGCCAAAGGCGCAATTGCCCGCAAGGATGTCGCCCAGAAAGGCATCCTGATCGGCAAAGCCATCGACATTATCGGTGGCCTGCGCGAAGGCCTGGACCTGGAAAACCACGCCGACAGCCTGGCCGAGCTGGACAGCCTGTACACCTACATGAGCCGTCGCTTGATCGAGGCCAACGCCAAGAGCGACCCCGAAATCATCGATGAAGTGGCGCGCTTGCTGATCACAGTCAAGGAAGGTTGGGACGCCATCGCCGACCAGTCGGCTTCCTGA
- the fliD gene encoding flagellar filament capping protein FliD: protein MASALTPTTGLGSGLNITEIVNALVKADTSAKQTQITRQTSNNTALISGIGSLRSALTAFQDAMKKLNDKNAPSFNAYSAKSANEAVVKITSSNSAVAGNYDVIVDKLATGSKVASQQFAGGASSSISAGKLTISQGGKTYDLDVASGATLQSVRDQINKEMSANGITANIVNEQGGSRLVLSSTTTGAGSDISLSGIAELEIDGTSQMSGTGAGYITALAQDAELTIDGLKVTSATNTVDKAISGLTLQLTGVSARTGSGSTGSPTAVTVAADNDGLKKSIQSFVDAYNTMQKAITSLTSTSRDSDDNLILGPLTNDPTTRSLLGDVRKVLSEVGAGDSLTTLSQLGINTQKDGTLEFNSIKFTSAMDDKKLGAEVQNLFTGTNGIFERMNNAIDPYNKTDGSLATRKSNLDKAAKQLSDQQEALDRRTESLTASLTKQYVALDTALGKMKAQADQITSIFEAINAQAKKS, encoded by the coding sequence ATGGCAAGCGCACTCACCCCAACAACCGGCCTGGGCTCTGGTCTCAACATCACCGAGATCGTGAACGCGCTGGTCAAGGCTGATACATCCGCCAAGCAAACCCAGATCACCCGGCAAACCAGCAACAACACCGCGTTGATCTCGGGGATCGGTTCTTTGCGCAGTGCTCTGACGGCGTTCCAGGACGCCATGAAGAAGCTCAACGACAAGAATGCTCCCTCCTTCAACGCCTATTCTGCGAAGTCGGCGAACGAGGCCGTGGTCAAGATCACGTCGAGTAACTCGGCGGTGGCAGGAAACTACGATGTAATCGTGGACAAGCTGGCGACCGGTTCGAAGGTTGCAAGCCAACAGTTCGCAGGTGGGGCAAGCAGCTCCATCAGTGCTGGTAAATTGACCATCAGCCAAGGTGGAAAAACCTACGATCTCGATGTTGCCAGCGGTGCAACGTTGCAGAGCGTGCGTGATCAGATCAACAAGGAAATGAGCGCAAACGGCATTACCGCCAACATCGTCAACGAACAAGGCGGTTCGCGCCTTGTGCTCAGCTCCACCACCACCGGCGCCGGTTCCGATATTTCCCTGAGCGGTATCGCCGAGCTGGAAATCGATGGTACTTCGCAGATGTCTGGCACTGGCGCGGGGTACATCACTGCCCTGGCCCAGGATGCCGAACTGACCATCGATGGCTTGAAGGTCACCAGTGCGACCAACACCGTCGATAAGGCCATCAGCGGCCTGACGCTGCAATTGACTGGCGTCAGCGCCAGGACCGGCAGCGGCAGTACGGGTTCGCCAACTGCGGTGACCGTTGCAGCGGACAACGACGGCCTGAAAAAGTCGATTCAGAGCTTCGTCGATGCTTACAACACAATGCAGAAAGCGATCACTTCGCTGACTTCCACCAGTCGTGACAGTGATGACAACCTGATTCTTGGCCCACTCACCAATGACCCAACCACCCGCTCTCTGCTGGGCGATGTGCGCAAAGTCCTGAGCGAAGTCGGTGCCGGCGATAGCCTGACGACGCTGAGTCAGTTGGGCATCAATACCCAGAAAGACGGCACGTTGGAGTTCAATAGCATCAAGTTCACATCTGCGATGGACGACAAGAAGCTCGGCGCAGAAGTGCAGAACCTGTTCACCGGCACCAATGGCATTTTCGAGCGCATGAACAATGCCATCGATCCGTACAACAAGACCGATGGCAGCCTTGCGACGCGCAAGTCCAACCTGGACAAGGCGGCCAAGCAGCTTTCTGATCAGCAGGAGGCGCTTGATCGCCGGACAGAGTCGCTGACAGCGTCGCTGACCAAGCAGTATGTCGCGCTGGATACTGCCCTTGGCAAAATGAAAGCCCAGGCCGACCAAATCACCTCGATCTTCGAAGCGATCAACGCTCAAGCTAAAAAGTCCTGA
- a CDS encoding flagellar protein FlaG, with translation MDMSVKLNLSYPAAKPAEQAVDKPVNRPSEEAKPAATGEKAKQDAQDADKVKSAVAEIEKFLKATQRNLEFSMDEESGQIVVKVIATDSGKLIRQLPSEEALRIAHSLSDVNSVLFDAKV, from the coding sequence ATGGACATGAGCGTCAAGCTGAATTTGTCTTATCCGGCCGCAAAACCGGCCGAGCAGGCCGTCGATAAGCCGGTTAACCGGCCGTCGGAAGAAGCTAAGCCTGCAGCCACTGGCGAAAAGGCCAAGCAGGACGCGCAAGATGCCGATAAGGTCAAAAGCGCGGTAGCGGAAATCGAGAAATTTCTCAAAGCTACCCAACGCAACCTTGAGTTTTCCATGGATGAGGAATCCGGCCAGATTGTGGTCAAGGTCATTGCTACAGACAGTGGTAAGCTGATTCGCCAGTTGCCTTCGGAAGAAGCGCTGCGAATTGCTCACAGTTTGAGTGATGTCAACAGTGTTCTGTTCGACGCCAAAGTATGA
- a CDS encoding flagellin domain-containing protein — protein MALTVNTNTTSLGVQKNLNRASDALATSMTRLSSGLKINSAKDDAAGLQIATRMTSQIRGQTMAIKNANDGISIAQTAEGAMQEQTNILQRMRELAVQSRNDSNSTDDRIALDKEFQSMASELTRIANSTQLNGKNLLDGSASTMTFQVGSNTGSSNQITIDLNQKFDASSLGIGSGINIQGSSSSVSETNYSAAIAAIDTALQTINTNRADLGAVQNRLTSTINNLQNINENAEAARGRVQDTDFAAETAQMTKQQTLQQASTSVLAQANQLPSAVLKLLQ, from the coding sequence ATGGCTTTGACTGTTAACACCAACACTACCTCCCTGGGCGTTCAGAAGAACCTGAACCGTGCTTCCGATGCACTGGCCACTTCGATGACCCGTCTGTCCTCCGGCCTGAAAATCAACAGCGCCAAAGACGACGCCGCTGGCCTGCAGATCGCTACCCGCATGACCTCGCAGATCCGTGGTCAGACCATGGCAATCAAAAACGCCAACGACGGTATCTCCATCGCCCAGACCGCTGAAGGCGCGATGCAAGAGCAGACCAACATTCTGCAGCGTATGCGTGAACTGGCTGTTCAGTCGCGTAACGACTCCAACAGCACCGATGACCGTATCGCCCTGGACAAAGAGTTCCAGTCGATGGCTTCGGAACTGACCCGTATCGCCAACAGCACCCAGCTCAACGGCAAGAACCTGCTGGACGGTTCGGCTTCGACCATGACCTTCCAGGTTGGCTCGAACACCGGCAGCTCGAACCAGATCACCATCGACCTGAACCAGAAGTTCGACGCCTCCTCGCTGGGCATCGGCTCGGGCATCAACATTCAGGGTTCGAGCAGCAGCGTCTCGGAAACCAACTACAGCGCCGCCATCGCCGCTATCGACACCGCTCTGCAGACCATCAACACCAACCGTGCTGACCTGGGTGCCGTTCAGAACCGTCTGACCAGCACCATCAACAACCTGCAGAACATCAACGAGAACGCCGAAGCCGCTCGTGGCCGTGTACAGGACACCGACTTCGCCGCTGAAACCGCTCAGATGACCAAGCAGCAGACCCTGCAGCAGGCATCCACTTCGGTTCTGGCCCAGGCCAACCAGCTGCCATCCGCTGTACTGAAGCTGCTTCAGTAA
- a CDS encoding ketoacyl-ACP synthase III has translation MIGIKSIASYVPTEGVDNYAQGAKFGKDQDFIFGKIGSTFLPRKAEAQETSDLCVEACKKLFAANPALDPACIDVVIVVTQNGDAEGLPHTAAIVQHKLGLSTAVAAFDISLGCSGYVYGLYAIKGFMEAAGLKNGLLITADPYSKIVDPEDRNTTMLFGDAATATWMGHGATWQLGKSLFGSDGAGAEHLRTTDGKFFMNGRQVYNFALVKVPAHLQQLLDTSELKAEDIDLYCLHQGSAAIVDAVSARFLEGEHKQRFVKDMVETGNTVSSSIPLLLEKHVVGSQHRRVALSGFGVGLSWGSAIIERSD, from the coding sequence ATGATTGGCATTAAAAGCATCGCCAGTTACGTGCCGACTGAAGGCGTGGATAACTACGCCCAGGGCGCGAAATTCGGCAAAGATCAGGATTTCATCTTCGGCAAGATCGGATCTACGTTCTTGCCTCGCAAGGCCGAGGCTCAAGAAACCTCCGACCTGTGCGTTGAGGCCTGCAAGAAACTGTTCGCCGCCAATCCTGCGTTGGACCCGGCCTGTATCGACGTGGTGATCGTCGTGACTCAGAACGGTGACGCCGAGGGTTTGCCCCACACCGCTGCCATCGTGCAGCACAAGCTGGGGCTGTCCACGGCGGTTGCTGCGTTCGATATTTCTCTGGGTTGCTCGGGCTACGTCTACGGCTTGTATGCGATCAAGGGGTTCATGGAAGCGGCTGGTCTGAAAAATGGCTTGCTGATTACCGCAGACCCTTACTCGAAGATCGTCGACCCCGAAGATCGCAACACCACCATGCTGTTTGGTGATGCCGCCACTGCTACCTGGATGGGCCATGGTGCTACCTGGCAGTTAGGCAAATCGCTGTTCGGCAGCGATGGTGCCGGTGCCGAGCATCTGCGCACGACCGATGGCAAGTTCTTCATGAACGGCCGCCAGGTTTACAACTTCGCCCTGGTCAAGGTGCCTGCACACCTGCAGCAGTTGCTCGACACCAGTGAATTGAAGGCCGAGGACATCGACCTCTATTGCCTGCATCAGGGTAGTGCGGCGATCGTCGATGCGGTTTCCGCGCGCTTCCTTGAAGGCGAGCACAAGCAGCGCTTCGTCAAGGATATGGTCGAAACCGGCAATACAGTGTCCTCGAGCATTCCGTTGCTGCTGGAAAAGCACGTCGTGGGCTCGCAGCATCGCCGTGTTGCGCTGAGTGGTTTTGGCGTGGGCCTGTCGTGGGGGTCAGCGATCATCGAGCGCTCGGACTGA
- a CDS encoding methyltransferase domain-containing protein, with the protein MSNNSQGQIARHFWSQTERGKIGPAELYERQRQCLLEQVLPGLPENAQLLDIGCADGDFSLLFARHVGRVVAFDVGERLIEQGRAKAREQGIDNIEFQVADVFEFSSPQRFDVVSLMGVLTTISDDTAAARVVLRALSMLKPGGQLILKDSVLLQGREARTLLNDQYEAKYRPEPQYTALIRSLGLREQARYPLLTMPNCGQTSVLYVFGTVLSQPASLPIADLRVACYGSMPFHFRSLRPLAACFQNSLLSLSIDEVMAWKPQVIVVADGWSVEFWREYCDAHQVLLIGMRHGSVTRYGYAEPQYNHADYMCGSVWDIEDTLLSDVHPRHGFLLTGNAWVDQVFRLPARQCLNDEPTILFAPTYNPEISAAVFFGDRVVPLIRSVYPRAKIIIKPHPAIVQHEHSFVVDKALFRNLMAQWREQVAADPRVVLVDDPGASIADSFAEADILVADRSSLLFEFMVLDRPILLYSSEARVGHWEYNPDAPGNAWRDIGMEFGDDQAFLALLADAANLHRSHCRDAQRARVQHLYGDYRDGRSAERVASAIAQVPRLHVVIDGQHREQAARLREAFDQRLAFKRISVIGSSDGSVSPAQWVEQRLVEPAADLAYLMVDAGLSCELGSAHQVSQGLAALASGECAAMSLSLAAAAAPEPPSTDSGVWIRQQLRAALERTQGLSALKLLPAHAVQRLLVQLPAVVDHEVFTTLWQVAGASEPVAPWQHDTLNVVLDSSVLPIVGGQAGQFLAGPNARLQLVSPIIEHAPSVNGLELLISAARGQQYDVYPFITQVWVNGRCVRDVTVGDAGALRLRLPYEPNERGITDVELRSSGCFAGMPGLAGPLSLYIAFAQATPVVAPERARIHQIFYSDETRAKLEPGYIPLDNVGQRPDWAEYWPMRNVLLNASLDENTFYGVLSPRFKDKTGLESRQVLEFVASAPDDADVLLFPVFYPDGARYENTFIQGVVHHPNIWPVFVEMARRLAPGVDLQTLVMDASQVQFCNYFIAKPRFWRRWFSLAETIFQSAEQWRTGEWPTAYGEALNTATLHRGTEGYECKVFVMERLVSLILATEPQWRVHLFEGLKPAQTGAQLNADLLRLDQLKTSLRQADTPQTRQAYAELRETVFGTLFASQIAEITAKGGQVATAQEQIQAALAQFPALPVEPDMSQWLAERVPDAVQQRLISERLTRGRAPTIAVLVVNHQASCESLAVTAKSLSPAHNAYPAIELIELAEGPIPEQVEQIVRNGTFDWFMLVEAGCEFTASGLMIAALDLIDAEGVRAVYGDEMRRLPNAELQLAVRPDINLDMLLSLPGVLARHWLFNREAVLATGGLRMDSAEAFELDLILRLIEDKGLQGLGHINEPLLISAATPLVDSPEQRAAIERHLLARGFEGGTVSARLPGHYDLDYGVGESALVSILVATEDGLERLRRCLDTLLEKTTYRRFEILLLDQGQDDPQLQAWLAGVEQLDATQVKVLRFCSDLSTVQVRNLAAEQAAGELLLWLHAGIAVLEDDWLQQLVNHACRQEAGAVGAKLLASDCTVRHGGLILGMHGPVGRVFKGRPMLAPGYQQRLLVDQNAVAVSGKCMMLGKALFHEFGGFDESPELACWADVDLCLRLHAAGYLNVWTPRAALLISETAEPAVTVEQEDALYARWLPLLARDPAYSPHLRLSGPEYSVVPSALSWQPLASWRPLPRVLACVEDVQEGDEQRIIQPLQALSREGLLDATLVQSRLSFAEIKRFAPDCVIVRRPIEAEQIECLRRLSAFSHAFKVIDLDAQAWGQLSVDRQRFGHLLQGLNAAMAHADRLVVANPALAETFAEAHRDIRVVESRLSPAQWQGLRSRRGVGHKPRVGLVGGWLGTAEEALLTEVASMLKQEVEWVVLGACPPGLQADVQTVTPILGAVDYPRLLAGLDLDLALAPLAEGPISACAGNLRLLEFGACGVPVIASDVRAYQGPLHVTRVQNQPASWVEAIRMHLHDQAASAAMGEQLREQVLADWMLEGDHLLAWQRAWLA; encoded by the coding sequence ATGAGTAATAATTCACAAGGCCAGATCGCCCGTCATTTCTGGAGCCAGACCGAGCGTGGCAAGATCGGCCCCGCCGAGCTTTATGAGCGCCAGCGCCAATGCCTGCTGGAGCAAGTGCTGCCCGGCCTGCCTGAAAATGCCCAACTGCTCGACATAGGCTGTGCGGACGGCGACTTCAGCCTGCTGTTCGCTCGCCACGTTGGGCGAGTGGTGGCGTTCGATGTGGGCGAACGGCTGATCGAACAGGGCCGCGCCAAGGCGCGGGAGCAGGGCATCGACAACATCGAGTTTCAGGTCGCCGATGTGTTCGAGTTTTCCTCGCCCCAGCGCTTCGATGTGGTCAGCCTGATGGGCGTATTGACCACCATCAGTGACGACACCGCCGCCGCCCGCGTCGTGCTCAGAGCACTGTCGATGCTCAAGCCGGGTGGGCAGTTGATTCTCAAGGACTCGGTGCTGCTGCAAGGCCGCGAAGCCCGCACCCTGCTCAACGATCAGTACGAAGCCAAGTACCGTCCAGAGCCCCAGTACACGGCATTGATCCGCTCATTGGGCCTGCGCGAACAAGCGCGCTACCCGTTACTGACCATGCCTAATTGTGGGCAGACCAGCGTGCTGTACGTCTTCGGCACTGTGCTGAGCCAACCGGCATCGCTGCCGATTGCCGATCTTCGGGTTGCCTGTTACGGCAGCATGCCGTTTCACTTCCGCTCGCTGCGCCCGCTCGCGGCCTGTTTCCAGAACAGTCTGTTGAGCCTTTCGATTGACGAAGTCATGGCCTGGAAGCCCCAGGTCATCGTCGTCGCCGATGGTTGGTCGGTAGAATTCTGGCGTGAGTACTGCGATGCGCATCAGGTGTTGCTGATCGGTATGCGCCACGGCTCGGTGACGCGTTACGGGTACGCCGAACCGCAGTACAACCATGCCGACTACATGTGCGGCAGCGTCTGGGATATCGAAGACACCTTGCTCTCGGACGTGCATCCACGGCACGGCTTCCTGCTGACCGGTAATGCCTGGGTAGACCAGGTGTTCAGGCTGCCAGCGCGCCAATGCCTAAACGATGAGCCGACCATCCTGTTCGCCCCGACCTACAACCCGGAAATCAGCGCTGCGGTATTCTTCGGCGACCGAGTCGTACCTCTGATTCGCTCAGTCTATCCGCGAGCGAAAATCATCATCAAACCGCACCCGGCCATCGTTCAACACGAACACAGCTTCGTCGTGGACAAGGCGCTGTTCCGCAACCTGATGGCGCAGTGGCGTGAACAAGTTGCCGCCGACCCGCGTGTGGTGCTGGTGGATGACCCGGGGGCAAGCATCGCCGACAGCTTTGCCGAAGCTGACATTCTGGTGGCCGACCGCTCATCGTTGCTATTCGAGTTCATGGTACTGGACCGCCCGATCCTGCTGTATTCCAGCGAGGCTAGGGTAGGCCACTGGGAATACAACCCGGACGCCCCTGGCAATGCCTGGCGGGATATCGGCATGGAGTTCGGTGACGATCAGGCGTTCCTCGCGCTGCTTGCCGATGCAGCCAATCTGCATCGAAGCCACTGCCGTGATGCACAGCGTGCGCGCGTGCAGCACCTGTATGGTGATTATCGCGATGGTCGCTCGGCCGAACGGGTGGCGTCCGCCATCGCCCAGGTGCCCCGGCTGCATGTGGTAATCGACGGCCAGCACCGCGAGCAGGCGGCGCGCCTGCGTGAAGCATTCGATCAGCGCTTGGCGTTCAAGCGCATCAGCGTTATCGGCAGCTCTGATGGGAGCGTTTCCCCAGCACAGTGGGTCGAGCAGCGGCTGGTTGAGCCGGCGGCTGACTTGGCCTACCTGATGGTCGATGCTGGCCTGAGCTGCGAGCTTGGCAGTGCCCATCAGGTCAGCCAGGGGCTGGCGGCGCTGGCCAGCGGCGAATGCGCCGCCATGTCGTTGAGCCTCGCGGCCGCCGCAGCGCCTGAGCCGCCAAGTACGGACAGCGGCGTCTGGATTCGTCAACAGCTACGGGCGGCGCTTGAACGAACTCAGGGCCTCAGTGCACTGAAGCTTTTGCCGGCCCATGCAGTGCAACGCCTGCTCGTGCAGCTGCCGGCGGTTGTTGACCACGAGGTCTTCACTACGTTGTGGCAAGTGGCTGGGGCTAGCGAGCCGGTGGCGCCCTGGCAGCACGACACACTCAACGTCGTGCTCGACAGTTCGGTGCTGCCCATTGTCGGTGGTCAAGCCGGCCAGTTCTTGGCGGGGCCGAATGCGCGCTTGCAACTGGTTTCGCCGATCATTGAGCACGCACCGTCGGTAAACGGCCTCGAACTGCTGATCAGCGCGGCGCGGGGACAGCAGTACGATGTCTATCCGTTCATCACGCAGGTTTGGGTCAATGGACGCTGTGTACGGGATGTGACGGTCGGCGATGCTGGTGCACTGCGCCTGCGACTGCCGTATGAGCCTAACGAGCGTGGCATCACCGACGTCGAGCTACGCAGCTCGGGTTGCTTCGCTGGCATGCCTGGGCTTGCCGGCCCGCTGTCGCTATACATCGCTTTTGCCCAGGCAACGCCTGTGGTTGCGCCTGAGCGCGCACGGATTCATCAGATCTTCTATTCGGATGAAACGCGGGCGAAGCTGGAACCGGGCTACATACCGCTGGACAATGTCGGGCAGCGCCCCGATTGGGCCGAATACTGGCCGATGCGCAATGTCTTGCTGAATGCGAGCCTGGATGAGAACACCTTCTATGGCGTGCTCTCACCGCGCTTCAAGGACAAGACCGGGCTTGAGTCGCGACAGGTGCTGGAGTTCGTTGCCTCGGCGCCAGACGATGCCGATGTTCTGTTGTTCCCGGTGTTCTATCCAGACGGGGCCCGCTACGAAAACACCTTCATCCAGGGCGTGGTTCACCATCCCAATATCTGGCCGGTGTTCGTCGAAATGGCCCGTCGCCTGGCGCCTGGGGTAGATTTGCAAACCCTGGTGATGGATGCCTCCCAGGTACAGTTCTGTAACTACTTCATCGCCAAGCCGCGATTCTGGCGTCGCTGGTTCAGCCTGGCGGAGACCATCTTCCAAAGCGCTGAACAATGGCGCACTGGCGAGTGGCCAACCGCGTACGGAGAAGCGTTGAATACTGCCACTTTGCATCGGGGAACCGAGGGGTATGAATGCAAAGTCTTCGTCATGGAGCGTTTGGTTTCGCTGATCCTGGCTACCGAGCCGCAGTGGCGTGTGCACCTTTTCGAAGGGCTAAAGCCCGCGCAGACCGGCGCGCAGCTCAATGCCGACCTGCTGCGCCTCGATCAGCTCAAGACAAGCTTGCGCCAGGCAGACACCCCTCAGACCCGGCAGGCATACGCAGAGTTACGCGAAACGGTGTTTGGCACCCTGTTCGCCTCGCAGATCGCCGAGATCACTGCCAAGGGAGGCCAGGTGGCGACTGCCCAAGAGCAGATTCAGGCAGCGCTGGCGCAGTTCCCGGCTTTACCTGTGGAGCCCGATATGTCGCAGTGGCTCGCCGAGCGCGTACCTGATGCGGTGCAGCAACGCTTGATCAGCGAGCGCTTGACCCGCGGGCGGGCGCCAACGATAGCGGTGCTGGTGGTCAACCATCAGGCCAGCTGTGAAAGCCTCGCTGTGACCGCCAAAAGCCTGAGCCCTGCGCACAATGCTTACCCTGCAATCGAGCTCATCGAACTTGCCGAGGGGCCGATACCCGAGCAGGTCGAGCAGATCGTGCGCAATGGCACCTTCGACTGGTTCATGCTGGTGGAGGCCGGTTGTGAGTTCACTGCCAGTGGACTGATGATTGCCGCGCTGGACCTGATCGACGCAGAAGGTGTGCGTGCGGTCTACGGCGATGAGATGCGGCGTTTGCCAAACGCAGAACTTCAGTTGGCCGTGCGGCCAGACATCAATTTGGACATGCTTCTGAGCCTGCCGGGTGTGCTCGCGCGCCATTGGTTGTTCAACCGTGAGGCGGTGCTGGCAACAGGCGGTCTGCGGATGGACAGTGCAGAGGCGTTCGAACTTGACCTCATTCTGCGGCTGATAGAAGACAAAGGGCTGCAAGGGCTGGGGCACATCAACGAACCCTTGTTGATCAGTGCCGCCACTCCGCTGGTCGATAGCCCTGAGCAACGCGCTGCTATCGAGCGGCATCTACTGGCCAGAGGCTTCGAGGGCGGCACTGTCTCGGCCCGGCTGCCGGGGCACTACGACCTGGATTACGGGGTCGGCGAGAGTGCGCTGGTGAGTATTCTGGTAGCCACCGAGGACGGCCTGGAGCGCCTGCGCCGTTGCCTGGACACCCTGCTCGAGAAGACCACCTACCGTCGCTTCGAGATCCTGTTGCTCGACCAGGGGCAAGATGATCCGCAGCTGCAAGCCTGGTTGGCCGGTGTCGAGCAACTGGACGCGACGCAGGTTAAGGTGCTGCGCTTTTGCAGCGATCTCTCTACGGTCCAAGTGCGCAACTTGGCGGCCGAGCAGGCGGCGGGTGAGTTGCTGCTCTGGTTGCATGCCGGTATCGCCGTGCTGGAGGACGACTGGCTGCAGCAGTTGGTCAATCACGCTTGCCGCCAGGAGGCGGGTGCGGTAGGGGCCAAGCTGCTTGCCAGTGATTGCACGGTGCGCCATGGTGGCCTGATCCTGGGCATGCATGGGCCGGTTGGTCGTGTATTCAAAGGGCGTCCAATGCTGGCGCCGGGGTATCAGCAACGTTTGCTTGTTGACCAGAACGCGGTGGCGGTCAGTGGCAAGTGCATGATGCTGGGCAAAGCGCTGTTCCATGAGTTCGGCGGTTTCGATGAGTCACCGGAGCTGGCGTGCTGGGCGGATGTCGACCTGTGCCTGCGCTTGCATGCGGCCGGCTACCTCAATGTCTGGACGCCTCGTGCGGCATTGCTGATCAGTGAGACGGCCGAACCTGCTGTTACGGTGGAGCAAGAGGATGCCCTGTATGCACGCTGGCTACCGCTGCTGGCACGTGATCCCGCCTACAGCCCGCATTTGCGCCTCTCTGGGCCAGAATACAGCGTTGTTCCGTCTGCGCTGAGCTGGCAGCCCCTGGCCTCTTGGCGCCCGCTGCCTAGGGTGTTGGCCTGCGTGGAAGATGTGCAGGAGGGCGATGAGCAGCGAATCATACAACCGCTGCAAGCGTTGAGCCGTGAAGGCCTACTGGACGCAACGTTGGTGCAAAGCCGTTTGTCGTTTGCCGAGATTAAGCGCTTTGCGCCGGATTGCGTAATCGTGCGCCGCCCCATCGAAGCTGAGCAGATCGAGTGCCTGCGGCGCCTGTCAGCGTTTTCGCATGCGTTCAAAGTGATTGATCTTGATGCGCAAGCCTGGGGGCAGCTTTCGGTGGATCGACAACGCTTCGGGCATCTGCTTCAAGGTCTGAATGCAGCCATGGCGCATGCCGATCGCTTGGTGGTTGCCAACCCTGCGTTAGCGGAAACGTTCGCCGAGGCACATCGCGATATACGGGTGGTCGAAAGCCGCTTGTCGCCAGCGCAATGGCAGGGCCTGCGCAGTCGGCGCGGGGTAGGCCACAAGCCGCGGGTAGGGCTGGTAGGGGGCTGGCTGGGCACCGCCGAGGAGGCATTGCTGACCGAAGTAGCCAGCATGCTCAAGCAAGAAGTGGAATGGGTTGTGCTCGGTGCCTGCCCCCCAGGCTTGCAGGCTGATGTGCAGACGGTCACTCCGATTCTGGGTGCCGTCGATTACCCAAGGTTGCTCGCAGGGCTTGACCTTGACCTGGCGCTGGCTCCGCTGGCTGAGGGGCCCATCAGCGCATGCGCCGGCAACCTGCGCTTGCTTGAGTTTGGGGCTTGTGGCGTGCCAGTCATCGCCAGCGATGTGCGTGCATACCAGGGGCCGCTTCACGTTACGCGGGTGCAGAACCAGCCAGCTAGCTGGGTGGAGGCGATCCGCATGCACCTGCATGACCAGGCTGCAAGTGCTGCGATGGGTGAGCAGTTGCGCGAGCAGGTCCTGGCCGACTGGATGCTTGAAGGCGATCACCTGTTGGCTTGGCAGCGTGCTTGGTTGGCGTGA
- a CDS encoding NTP transferase domain-containing protein, with the protein MSPVKHAVICAAGIGSRLGLNKPKCLVEVAGRTLLDWHLERLQWAETVWLVVGYQEEDVIAHAISLRPDLIVVRNPDYARTNTLQSIYRVSRHLDERMLVLDADTVMDARSFESFLQASQTHEQLIGVSPYITSDGVRVQLDASGSQVLGFTREPHYAMEWTGIAVIKPQLVINQPIFVYQALEACLPLPAFELKAFDIDTTADLDMARKVFATQWGEHE; encoded by the coding sequence ATGTCGCCTGTTAAGCACGCTGTAATCTGCGCCGCCGGGATTGGCTCGCGGCTGGGGCTCAACAAGCCGAAATGCCTGGTGGAAGTGGCGGGGCGCACATTGCTCGACTGGCACCTGGAGCGTCTTCAGTGGGCCGAGACGGTCTGGCTGGTGGTGGGTTACCAGGAAGAAGATGTCATCGCCCACGCCATTTCCCTGCGGCCTGACCTGATTGTGGTGCGCAACCCTGATTACGCGCGGACCAATACGTTGCAGAGCATCTACCGTGTGTCGCGCCATCTCGATGAGCGCATGCTGGTGCTGGACGCCGACACGGTCATGGATGCGCGGAGTTTCGAGTCGTTCCTTCAGGCCTCGCAGACTCACGAGCAACTGATCGGCGTATCGCCCTACATCACCAGTGATGGTGTTCGCGTGCAGCTCGATGCGTCCGGCAGCCAAGTGCTGGGCTTTACCCGCGAGCCGCATTACGCCATGGAATGGACCGGCATCGCAGTGATCAAGCCGCAGTTGGTGATCAACCAGCCGATCTTCGTCTATCAGGCCCTGGAAGCCTGCCTACCCCTGCCGGCATTCGAACTCAAAGCGTTCGATATCGACACCACGGCAGACCTTGATATGGCACGTAAAGTCTTTGCAACCCAGTGGGGCGAACATGAGTAA